One genomic segment of Natrononativus amylolyticus includes these proteins:
- a CDS encoding DUF2797 domain-containing protein yields MQIVGYEPSGVGPALLLSDGGDVTRRPLEAGDRLSYALDARHCAGVIDEDGHRRCDRPTAPYCDDHASTWVCARCTGTCLKDEMDCYEEHAVYLAAFAPDTFKVGVTKLWRLETRLREQGADRAAHVHTVSNGRIARELEAEIAERLVDRVRTPTKVDALAERVDADAWEALLAEFDVIERFSFDYGLSFDSRPVQETIASGTVVGVVGRLLVLERGNTDYAVDMRDLVGYDLERGDTGRRLQSSLAAFE; encoded by the coding sequence GTGCAGATCGTCGGCTACGAACCGAGCGGCGTCGGCCCCGCGCTTCTCCTCAGCGACGGGGGCGACGTGACGCGCCGTCCCCTCGAGGCCGGCGATCGACTCTCCTACGCGCTCGACGCTCGCCACTGCGCCGGCGTGATCGACGAGGACGGCCACCGCCGCTGTGACCGGCCGACCGCGCCCTACTGCGACGACCACGCGAGCACCTGGGTCTGCGCCCGCTGTACCGGCACCTGCCTGAAAGACGAGATGGACTGCTACGAGGAGCACGCGGTCTACCTCGCGGCGTTCGCCCCCGACACGTTCAAAGTCGGCGTCACCAAGCTGTGGCGCCTCGAGACCCGCCTGCGCGAACAGGGAGCCGACCGCGCGGCACACGTTCACACCGTCTCGAACGGCCGCATCGCCCGCGAACTCGAGGCCGAGATCGCCGAACGACTGGTCGACCGGGTGCGAACGCCGACGAAGGTCGACGCCCTCGCCGAACGGGTCGACGCCGACGCCTGGGAGGCGCTGCTCGCCGAGTTCGACGTCATCGAGCGCTTTTCGTTCGACTACGGGCTCTCATTCGACTCTCGGCCCGTCCAGGAGACGATCGCGAGCGGCACCGTCGTCGGCGTCGTCGGTCGGCTGCTCGTCCTCGAGCGCGGCAACACCGACTACGCCGTCGACATGCGCGACCTGGTGGGCTACGATCTCGAGCGCGGCGACACGGGTCGGCGTCTCCAGTCGTCGCTGGCCGCTTTCGAGTGA
- a CDS encoding BsuPI-related putative proteinase inhibitor — protein sequence MTLEGSLDATATDGQVRFAFTVTNTGDEPVELQFSDSCKAEFVLEDEGREVWRFTDGRMFAQVISSETVGPGEEARYEGSWDDPQEGTYTAVAELRAQNRTCEARTDVTA from the coding sequence ATGACGCTCGAGGGATCACTCGACGCGACGGCCACGGACGGCCAGGTGCGGTTCGCGTTCACGGTAACGAACACCGGCGACGAGCCGGTCGAACTGCAGTTTTCCGACAGCTGCAAGGCCGAGTTCGTCCTCGAGGACGAGGGGCGCGAGGTCTGGCGGTTCACCGACGGCCGGATGTTCGCACAGGTGATCAGCTCCGAAACCGTCGGCCCCGGCGAAGAGGCGCGCTACGAGGGGAGCTGGGACGACCCCCAGGAGGGGACGTACACCGCCGTCGCCGAGCTCCGGGCACAGAACCGGACCTGCGAGGCCAGAACCGACGTGACGGCCTGA
- a CDS encoding bacterio-opsin activator domain-containing protein, which translates to MVREASDADRLTRPRYDRLLDAAETYREALVVRLCGEVGLRPAELARLTPSAVVEASSEPARYLLVVPSSDGGRSRRAYLPATLERELRRYVRSNDIGADERVFDVTPRRLQMLAAAVADRASDRFDDPGLGAVSTSDLRRFFARTALVDDGINPRVVKAVGGWRSFEALEPYLPEPTDAEIVAAFAAVEDGASRTTRSGASAGDDRPGETGEDPHSGPAGYQQAITDIVLEASSHEELETGACEVLADSTAYEAAWIERTSGPARSRRRPREWRTAAGIAAAEIDRLEDATGDESESADPDPEGEPRPPAARSESVPASITVEGAVGGEVGGDRFEGALARVPIGYGDTVYGTLSVVTDRDGAFSPPERDRLETVGRQLGHAIAAVRRRTLLLSDTLLELEFTVRDDRSFFVDASSRLGCRFELDSLVSVSETTQLYYVSLSGAPPADVFDLAEADTGIDDCRLIETYEGGWRVEFVVEGSSPTLTLSEYGVTVTDAVVDDGIATITAECAADADLRTIVGGLRSVFPTSELRGKREVERTVQTAREFRAGLEERLTDRQETTLRAAYFGGYYDWPRESTAEELADAMGISSPTLHSHLRKGQHELLRTFFDDEAVDSRTRG; encoded by the coding sequence ATGGTACGCGAGGCGTCCGACGCCGACCGACTCACCCGGCCGCGGTACGACCGTCTCCTCGACGCCGCGGAAACGTACCGCGAGGCGCTCGTCGTCCGGCTCTGCGGCGAAGTCGGGCTCCGTCCCGCGGAACTCGCGCGGCTGACCCCGTCCGCCGTCGTCGAGGCGAGCAGCGAGCCCGCGCGGTATCTCCTCGTCGTCCCCTCGAGCGACGGCGGCCGCTCCCGACGGGCGTACCTCCCCGCGACCCTCGAGCGGGAGCTGCGCCGGTACGTTCGGAGCAACGACATCGGGGCCGACGAGCGGGTCTTCGACGTCACTCCGCGGCGGCTCCAGATGCTCGCGGCCGCCGTCGCCGACCGTGCGAGCGACCGGTTCGACGACCCCGGCCTCGGGGCGGTCTCGACGAGCGACCTGCGGCGGTTTTTCGCCCGCACCGCGCTCGTCGACGACGGGATCAACCCCCGGGTCGTGAAGGCCGTCGGCGGCTGGCGGAGCTTCGAGGCGCTCGAGCCGTACCTCCCGGAGCCCACCGACGCGGAGATCGTCGCCGCCTTCGCCGCGGTCGAAGACGGCGCGTCTCGAACGACGCGATCGGGCGCGAGCGCGGGTGACGATCGGCCCGGGGAGACCGGCGAAGACCCACACTCCGGCCCGGCCGGCTACCAGCAGGCGATCACCGATATCGTCCTCGAGGCCTCGAGCCACGAGGAGCTCGAGACCGGCGCCTGCGAGGTGCTGGCCGACAGCACCGCCTACGAGGCGGCCTGGATCGAGCGGACGTCCGGTCCCGCGCGCTCCCGACGTCGGCCACGAGAGTGGCGAACCGCAGCCGGCATCGCGGCCGCAGAGATCGACCGCCTCGAGGACGCGACCGGCGACGAATCGGAGAGCGCCGACCCCGACCCCGAGGGCGAGCCACGACCGCCGGCCGCCCGATCCGAATCCGTACCCGCCTCGATCACCGTCGAGGGGGCCGTCGGCGGCGAGGTCGGCGGTGACCGGTTCGAAGGGGCGCTCGCGAGAGTGCCGATCGGGTACGGCGACACCGTTTACGGAACCCTCTCGGTCGTCACCGACCGCGACGGGGCGTTTTCCCCACCCGAGCGCGACCGCCTCGAGACCGTCGGTCGACAGCTCGGACACGCGATCGCGGCCGTCCGCCGGCGAACTCTGTTGCTGTCGGATACGCTGCTCGAACTCGAGTTTACGGTCCGCGACGACCGCTCGTTCTTCGTCGACGCCTCGAGCCGACTCGGCTGTCGGTTCGAACTCGACTCGCTCGTCTCGGTGTCGGAGACGACTCAGCTGTACTACGTGTCCCTCTCGGGAGCCCCGCCAGCGGACGTGTTCGACCTCGCCGAAGCCGATACGGGAATCGACGACTGCCGACTGATCGAGACGTACGAGGGTGGCTGGCGCGTCGAGTTCGTCGTCGAGGGCTCCTCGCCGACGCTCACGCTCTCGGAGTACGGCGTGACGGTCACCGACGCCGTCGTCGACGACGGCATCGCGACGATCACCGCGGAGTGTGCCGCCGACGCCGACCTCCGAACGATCGTCGGCGGGCTGCGATCGGTCTTTCCCACCTCGGAACTGCGCGGCAAACGCGAGGTCGAGCGCACCGTCCAGACCGCCCGCGAGTTCCGGGCCGGCCTCGAGGAGCGGCTGACGGATCGACAGGAGACGACCCTGCGAGCGGCGTACTTCGGCGGCTACTACGACTGGCCCCGCGAGAGCACGGCCGAGGAGCTCGCGGACGCAATGGGGATCTCCTCACCGACGCTGCACAGCCACCTCCGGAAGGGCCAACACGAGCTGTTGCGGACGTTCTTCGACGACGAGGCCGTCGACTCGAGGACTCGAGGGTAA
- a CDS encoding ABC transporter substrate-binding protein, with protein MDRDPTASSAGGWRRRSVLAAGAGLTGALAGCVRDVRTVVNRDEIEQLSLTITTLPADGDREGIQLARRLAENLEAVGVDVSIDLRSNEEFLRAILVNHDYDLYVGRHPGATDPDFLYEALHSIYADESGWQNPFGFTSMLFDDLLEDQRAADGEERREAVATMLEELAREQPFVPVCVPDEYRLVRTDRFDGWDDHLATRLGYLGLEPLAEGADARLRATVMDARPSENVNPLSAEYRNRGTVVDLLYDSLATETLPGSSDELEADVDTADPDEDDALESEADSDLLPWLAESWEWEGSTVEVTIREDCRFHDGELVTADDVAFTYDFLADTSRGNSDVPAPSPRYRGQAAAIEEIEVHDERTLSLSVSTGRAVAERAFTVPVLPEHVWGEREAEATVRGVSVAQGTTEALVTDNVPAVGSGPFRFESRTEREHLTLERFEEHFTRRDGVDLPEATVEELRLQIDPRSASAIALVDGGDADVTSTPLEMYSLAEIPDAEETRLLESPSQTFYHVGFNARNAPFGNPYFRRAVARLLDKEWLAETVFEGHATPIATPVDTPLSREWVPDELAWDGEDPVVPFVGSDGDLDVAAAKAGFEDAGFRYGEGGDLLVRR; from the coding sequence ATGGACCGAGATCCGACCGCTTCGAGTGCGGGTGGCTGGCGTCGTCGGTCGGTCCTGGCAGCGGGGGCGGGGCTGACGGGCGCGCTCGCCGGCTGTGTCAGGGACGTTCGCACGGTCGTCAACCGGGACGAGATCGAACAGCTCTCGCTGACGATCACCACCCTGCCGGCCGACGGCGACCGCGAGGGGATCCAGCTCGCCCGACGGCTGGCCGAGAACCTCGAGGCGGTGGGCGTCGACGTCTCGATCGACCTGCGCTCGAACGAGGAGTTCCTCCGGGCGATCCTCGTCAACCACGACTACGACCTCTACGTCGGCCGCCACCCGGGCGCGACCGACCCCGACTTCCTCTACGAGGCGCTGCACTCGATCTACGCCGACGAGTCGGGCTGGCAGAACCCCTTCGGGTTCACCAGCATGCTGTTCGACGACCTCCTCGAGGACCAGCGGGCGGCCGACGGCGAGGAGCGACGGGAGGCGGTAGCGACGATGCTCGAGGAGCTGGCCCGCGAGCAGCCGTTCGTTCCGGTCTGTGTCCCCGACGAGTACCGCCTCGTTCGCACGGACCGGTTCGACGGCTGGGACGACCACCTCGCGACCCGCCTCGGCTACCTCGGCCTCGAGCCGCTCGCGGAAGGCGCCGACGCCCGGCTCCGGGCGACGGTGATGGACGCCCGCCCCTCCGAGAACGTCAACCCGCTCTCGGCGGAGTACCGCAACCGCGGAACGGTCGTCGACCTGCTGTACGACTCGCTGGCGACGGAGACGCTGCCCGGCTCGAGCGACGAACTCGAGGCCGACGTCGACACCGCAGACCCCGACGAGGACGACGCTCTCGAGTCCGAGGCGGACAGCGACCTGCTCCCCTGGCTCGCCGAGTCCTGGGAGTGGGAGGGATCGACCGTCGAGGTCACGATCCGTGAGGACTGCCGGTTTCACGACGGTGAACTCGTCACCGCCGACGACGTCGCGTTCACCTACGACTTCCTCGCGGACACGTCGCGGGGGAACAGCGACGTTCCCGCGCCGTCGCCGCGCTACCGCGGTCAGGCGGCCGCCATCGAGGAGATCGAGGTACACGACGAACGGACGCTCTCGCTGTCCGTGTCGACCGGCCGAGCGGTCGCCGAGCGGGCGTTCACCGTGCCGGTACTCCCCGAGCACGTCTGGGGCGAGCGCGAGGCGGAGGCGACCGTTCGGGGCGTCAGCGTCGCCCAGGGGACCACCGAGGCGCTGGTCACCGACAACGTTCCCGCCGTCGGCAGCGGCCCGTTTCGCTTCGAGAGCCGCACCGAGCGCGAACACCTCACCCTCGAGCGCTTCGAGGAGCACTTCACCCGCCGCGACGGCGTCGACCTCCCCGAGGCGACCGTCGAGGAGCTGCGCCTTCAGATCGACCCGCGCAGCGCCTCAGCGATCGCGCTCGTCGACGGCGGTGACGCCGACGTCACGTCGACGCCCCTCGAGATGTACTCGCTCGCGGAGATCCCCGACGCCGAGGAGACGCGGCTGCTCGAGTCGCCCTCCCAGACGTTCTACCACGTCGGGTTCAACGCCCGGAACGCCCCGTTCGGCAACCCGTACTTCCGTCGTGCCGTCGCACGGTTGCTCGACAAGGAGTGGCTGGCGGAGACGGTGTTCGAGGGGCACGCGACGCCGATCGCGACGCCCGTCGACACGCCGCTCAGCCGGGAGTGGGTCCCCGACGAGCTTGCGTGGGACGGCGAGGACCCCGTCGTCCCGTTCGTCGGCTCCGACGGCGACCTCGACGTCGCGGCCGCGAAGGCGGGGTTCGAAGACGCCGGCTTCCGGTACGGAGAGGGGGGCGACCTCCTGGTGAGGCGCTGA
- a CDS encoding glycosyltransferase, with protein MVDRVAAFTDTYLPTVNGVSYTVRTWRDRWQARGGRMDVAYPAATAYDPAALEHPVRSVPFPFYGGYRLGQPRVPDSLSSVDPDVVHAHTPFSIGLAALRFARRAERPLVASYHTPAAEYAGYLAPTARLVDGVRRLANGYERRYYDRADLVIAPSVTARQRVLDTLGVSTPVRVVSNGVDTARFRPVDPATIRERFALERDRLLVGYTGRHGHEKRLDELLAAVAALPGADAPVTLVVGGDGPARAGLERRARELDVDARFLGFLEREELPALYSALDVFAFPSPVETQGLVALESICCGTPVVAADAGALAETVIDGETGYHYPAGDVAAFARALERALGRRDRLGRRCLDRRDAYCVDRSLERLDELYAAVAG; from the coding sequence ATGGTCGATCGGGTCGCCGCGTTCACCGACACGTACCTGCCGACGGTGAACGGGGTGAGCTACACCGTCCGGACCTGGCGGGACCGGTGGCAGGCCCGGGGCGGTCGGATGGACGTCGCCTACCCGGCGGCGACGGCGTACGATCCCGCCGCCCTCGAGCACCCCGTTCGGAGCGTTCCGTTCCCGTTCTACGGTGGTTACCGCCTCGGCCAGCCCCGGGTTCCGGACTCGCTCTCGAGTGTGGACCCCGACGTGGTCCACGCCCACACGCCGTTCTCGATCGGCCTGGCGGCGCTCCGGTTCGCCCGTCGGGCTGAGCGTCCGCTCGTCGCCTCCTATCACACCCCCGCAGCCGAGTACGCGGGCTACCTCGCGCCGACGGCGCGACTCGTCGACGGCGTCCGGCGGCTGGCGAACGGCTACGAACGCCGGTACTACGACCGGGCCGATCTCGTGATCGCGCCGTCGGTGACCGCCCGCCAGCGCGTCCTCGACACCCTCGGCGTCTCGACACCGGTCCGGGTCGTCTCGAACGGCGTCGACACCGCGCGGTTCCGACCGGTCGACCCCGCAACCATCCGGGAACGCTTCGCCCTCGAGCGCGACCGGCTCCTCGTCGGGTACACCGGCCGCCACGGCCACGAAAAGCGACTCGACGAGCTGCTCGCGGCCGTCGCCGCGCTCCCGGGTGCCGACGCGCCGGTGACGCTCGTCGTCGGCGGCGACGGCCCCGCCCGCGCGGGTCTCGAGCGTCGCGCTCGAGAGCTGGATGTCGACGCGCGGTTTCTCGGCTTCCTCGAGCGCGAGGAGCTCCCGGCGCTCTACTCCGCGCTCGACGTCTTCGCGTTCCCGAGCCCGGTCGAGACCCAGGGGCTGGTCGCCCTCGAGTCGATCTGCTGTGGGACGCCCGTCGTCGCCGCCGACGCCGGGGCGCTCGCGGAGACGGTGATCGACGGCGAGACCGGCTACCACTACCCGGCCGGCGACGTCGCCGCGTTCGCTCGAGCGCTCGAGCGGGCGCTCGGCCGCCGCGACCGCCTCGGTCGGCGCTGTCTGGACCGCCGGGATGCGTACTGCGTCGACCGGTCGCTCGAGCGACTGGACGAGCTGTACGCGGCGGTCGCGGGGTGA
- the acs gene encoding acetate--CoA ligase, translating into MVDRNGWGRGRDDPIGARRRPPPAFVERANAADAERYEAFEENWPDCWERAAALLAWDRAYDTVLEDEDAPFYRWFTGGELNASYNCLDRHLEAGRKNHAAIRWGGKQGESRTYTYRELYVEVNEFAAALRDLGVGEDDVVTLYLPMIPELPVAMLACARIGAPHSVVFAGFSADALATRMNAADSEYLVTCDGYYRRGDAFNQKSKADNARLAVDQGVRTVVVDRLGKELPHVVGDDECDYDAVRDAHAGETVDPVSRDAEDMLFLMYTSGTTGQPKGVVHTTGGYLAYAAWTSHAVLDVKPEDTYWCAADIGWITGHTYIVYGPLALGTTTMMYEGTPDYPDRDRLWELLERNAVDVFYTAPTAIRAFTKWGSQYPERHDLSSLRLLGTVGEPINPRAWEWYHKHVGGGTCPVVDTWWQTETGGVVVSTLPGIDDMKPGAAGPPLPGIDARVVDAAGDEVEAGDAGYLTLQKPWPGMARTLYDGDDRFLDEYWRRFSDPEDDRWVYFSGDAARIDDDGYVTVLGRVDDVITVSGHRLSTMEIESAILDAGGVAEAAVVASTTGAGDGEIYAYVSLERDVDPADAIREAIVSRVERAIGPIARPEEVVFTPELPKTRSGKIMRRLLEDVTNGQELGDTSALRNPEIVGELRATIRGE; encoded by the coding sequence ATGGTCGACCGGAACGGGTGGGGCCGCGGCCGGGACGACCCGATCGGAGCGCGTCGCCGCCCGCCGCCGGCGTTCGTCGAACGGGCGAACGCCGCCGACGCCGAACGGTACGAGGCGTTCGAGGAGAACTGGCCCGACTGCTGGGAGCGAGCGGCCGCGCTGCTCGCGTGGGACCGGGCGTACGACACCGTACTCGAGGACGAGGACGCCCCCTTCTACCGGTGGTTCACCGGTGGTGAGCTGAACGCCTCGTACAACTGCCTCGACCGGCACCTCGAGGCCGGCCGGAAGAACCACGCCGCGATCAGGTGGGGGGGAAAGCAGGGCGAATCCCGGACGTACACCTACCGCGAGCTGTACGTCGAGGTCAACGAGTTCGCCGCCGCGCTGCGAGACCTGGGCGTCGGCGAGGACGACGTCGTGACGCTGTACCTGCCGATGATCCCGGAGTTACCGGTCGCGATGCTCGCCTGTGCCCGCATCGGGGCACCCCACTCGGTGGTGTTCGCGGGCTTTTCGGCGGACGCCCTCGCAACCCGGATGAACGCCGCCGACAGCGAGTACCTCGTCACTTGCGACGGCTACTACCGCCGCGGCGACGCCTTCAATCAGAAGAGCAAGGCCGACAACGCCCGTCTGGCGGTCGACCAGGGCGTCCGGACCGTCGTCGTCGACCGCCTCGGCAAGGAGCTCCCGCACGTCGTCGGCGACGACGAGTGCGACTACGACGCGGTGCGAGACGCACACGCCGGGGAGACGGTCGATCCCGTTTCCCGGGACGCCGAGGACATGCTGTTCCTGATGTACACTTCGGGCACCACGGGCCAGCCGAAAGGGGTCGTCCACACGACCGGCGGCTACCTCGCCTACGCCGCCTGGACCTCACACGCGGTGCTGGACGTCAAGCCCGAGGACACCTACTGGTGTGCGGCCGACATCGGCTGGATCACCGGCCACACCTACATCGTTTACGGCCCCCTCGCCCTCGGCACAACGACGATGATGTACGAAGGGACGCCCGACTATCCCGACCGCGACCGCCTCTGGGAACTCCTCGAGCGAAACGCCGTCGACGTCTTCTACACCGCGCCGACGGCGATCCGCGCGTTCACGAAGTGGGGCAGTCAGTACCCCGAGCGCCACGATCTGTCGTCGCTGCGGCTGCTCGGCACCGTCGGCGAGCCGATCAACCCCCGCGCCTGGGAGTGGTACCACAAGCACGTCGGCGGCGGGACGTGCCCGGTCGTCGACACCTGGTGGCAGACCGAAACCGGCGGCGTCGTCGTCTCGACGCTGCCCGGCATCGACGACATGAAACCCGGCGCCGCCGGTCCGCCGCTGCCCGGCATCGACGCGCGGGTGGTCGACGCCGCCGGCGATGAGGTCGAGGCCGGAGACGCGGGCTACCTGACACTCCAGAAACCCTGGCCGGGGATGGCGCGGACGCTGTACGACGGCGACGACCGGTTTCTCGACGAGTACTGGCGGCGCTTCTCCGACCCCGAGGACGACCGCTGGGTCTACTTCAGCGGCGACGCCGCCCGCATCGACGACGACGGCTACGTCACCGTTCTCGGGCGCGTCGACGACGTCATCACCGTCTCCGGACACCGGCTGAGTACGATGGAGATCGAGAGCGCCATCCTCGATGCCGGCGGCGTCGCCGAAGCTGCCGTCGTCGCCAGCACGACGGGAGCCGGCGACGGCGAAATCTACGCCTACGTGAGCCTCGAGCGCGACGTCGACCCCGCTGACGCGATCCGGGAGGCGATCGTCTCGAGGGTCGAGCGAGCGATCGGGCCGATCGCCCGCCCCGAGGAGGTCGTCTTCACACCCGAGCTTCCGAAGACCCGCTCCGGCAAGATCATGCGACGGCTCCTCGAGGACGTCACGAACGGCCAGGAGCTCGGAGACACGAGCGCGCTTCGCAACCCCGAGATCGTCGGCGAGCTTCGGGCGACGATCCGGGGGGAGTGA
- a CDS encoding S8 family peptidase, translating to MTNDTTGNGGSHTTRRSVLRATTGAVAGLGATGLAAAESGDRLEVNVGFANERGRQAAVDAATDVRREFAFDALTMTVPEQAVSGLRRNPNVRYVEENGEMHALEQTTPWGVDRVGAPTAHDADETGEGAHIAILDTGIDSTHEALQDVLGEGESFTGCGGLTCFLGGNGNDCNESWDDDNDHGTHCAGTAVAPDDGVGVVGVSTQATLHAVKVLDCLGSGSMSDIAAGIEYTADQGWDVCSMSLGGGQSDAVSDAVSYAHERGVFLVAAAGNDGPCTDCVSYPAAEPEVVAVSATSEDDSLASFSSTGPEIELAAPGEDVYSTVAGGYDTFSGTSMACPHVAGAAGQLMANGYDHEAARDRLHESAEDIGLEENEQGHGLLRVDDALDL from the coding sequence ATGACAAACGATACCACAGGTAACGGCGGTTCGCACACGACCCGACGATCGGTTCTCCGAGCGACGACCGGCGCGGTGGCCGGTCTGGGCGCCACCGGCCTCGCGGCGGCAGAGTCCGGGGACCGCCTCGAGGTGAACGTCGGCTTCGCCAACGAACGAGGGCGGCAGGCTGCGGTCGACGCGGCGACGGACGTCCGTCGCGAGTTCGCCTTCGACGCGCTGACGATGACGGTTCCCGAACAGGCGGTCTCGGGACTCAGGCGGAACCCGAACGTCCGCTACGTCGAGGAGAACGGCGAGATGCACGCACTCGAACAGACGACGCCGTGGGGCGTCGACCGGGTCGGCGCGCCGACGGCACACGACGCGGACGAGACGGGCGAGGGGGCACACATCGCGATCCTCGACACCGGGATCGACTCGACGCACGAGGCCCTTCAGGACGTACTCGGCGAGGGCGAGTCGTTCACCGGCTGTGGCGGCCTCACCTGTTTTCTCGGTGGCAACGGCAACGACTGCAACGAGTCGTGGGACGACGACAACGACCACGGGACCCACTGCGCCGGGACCGCGGTCGCGCCGGACGACGGCGTCGGCGTCGTCGGCGTCTCGACGCAGGCGACGTTGCACGCCGTGAAGGTGCTCGACTGCCTCGGCTCCGGTTCGATGTCCGACATCGCCGCCGGGATCGAGTACACCGCCGACCAGGGCTGGGACGTCTGCAGCATGAGTCTCGGGGGCGGCCAGTCCGACGCCGTCTCCGACGCGGTCAGCTACGCCCACGAGCGCGGCGTCTTCCTGGTCGCAGCCGCAGGCAACGACGGGCCGTGTACCGACTGCGTGAGCTACCCCGCCGCAGAGCCCGAGGTCGTCGCCGTCAGCGCGACCAGTGAGGACGACTCGCTCGCCTCTTTCTCCTCGACCGGTCCGGAGATCGAACTCGCTGCGCCGGGCGAGGACGTCTACTCGACGGTCGCCGGCGGCTACGACACCTTTTCGGGGACCTCGATGGCCTGCCCGCACGTCGCCGGCGCCGCCGGCCAGTTGATGGCGAACGGCTACGATCACGAGGCGGCCCGCGACCGACTCCACGAGAGCGCCGAGGACATCGGCCTCGAGGAGAACGAGCAGGGACACGGCCTCCTCCGCGTCGACGACGCGCTCGACCTGTAG
- a CDS encoding phosphatase PAP2 family protein, which yields MLVRVLTQLAIVVTVMVIVSMALFVGRYRLQATLEEWPTRVKAAAPITVLLAIVLLFNSVARQVVPDLSWMIGVNLTGWIYDVEGQFILWLQSYATPELTAYFSFIYIYGYVFLLVFPVVAYFALSNTRPLRELLAAYTLNYTLGLVCYILVIAYGPRNMIPELVQALLYDTYPQYQHLTRQVNRNTNVFPSLHTSLAVTVALLAHRSRDVYPRWYPVALVLAVSVAISTMYLGIHWAIDVVAGVVLAYVSVVLAAHLVGRWSLSESLEGRLPSPRIPWPGRSNK from the coding sequence ATGCTCGTTCGCGTCCTCACCCAGCTGGCGATCGTGGTGACGGTCATGGTGATCGTCTCGATGGCGCTGTTCGTCGGCCGCTACCGGCTACAGGCGACCCTCGAGGAGTGGCCGACCAGGGTCAAAGCCGCGGCGCCGATCACCGTCCTGCTGGCGATCGTTCTCCTGTTTAACAGCGTCGCCAGGCAGGTCGTTCCGGATCTCTCCTGGATGATCGGCGTCAACCTGACCGGGTGGATCTACGACGTCGAGGGGCAGTTCATCCTCTGGCTGCAGTCGTACGCGACGCCGGAACTGACCGCGTACTTCTCGTTCATCTACATCTACGGCTACGTCTTCTTGCTCGTCTTCCCCGTCGTCGCCTATTTCGCGCTGTCGAATACCAGGCCGCTTCGGGAGCTCCTCGCGGCGTACACGCTCAACTACACCCTCGGGCTGGTGTGTTACATCCTCGTGATCGCCTACGGCCCGCGAAACATGATTCCGGAACTCGTCCAGGCGCTGCTGTACGACACCTATCCCCAGTACCAGCACCTCACGCGGCAGGTCAACCGCAACACCAACGTGTTTCCGTCGCTGCACACGTCGCTCGCGGTCACGGTAGCGCTGCTCGCCCACCGGAGCCGCGACGTCTACCCGAGGTGGTACCCCGTCGCCCTCGTCCTCGCGGTCAGCGTCGCGATTTCGACGATGTACCTCGGGATCCACTGGGCGATCGACGTCGTCGCGGGCGTCGTTCTCGCGTACGTCAGCGTCGTCCTCGCGGCCCACCTCGTCGGCCGGTGGTCGCTGTCGGAGTCCCTCGAGGGCCGACTGCCGTCGCCGCGGATCCCGTGGCCCGGCCGCTCGAACAAATGA